The genomic region CAAACATCGTCTCCGCGGTATGGTCCTGTACGCCCCAGGCAAGGAATGTTCCGAGGATTGGCTCGTTCGGTTTTGTCCCTATACCGGGATGGGCAAGCAACGCTTTGATCTCCGATGCAAAGAGGAACGATCCCCTTACTCTGGCGTAATAGAACGGTTTGATCCCGAACCGGTCCCGGGCGCAGAAGAGTGTGCCTGTCTTCTCATCGAAGAGAGCAAATGCCCACATGCCATTGAACCGGGGGAGGCATTCGGCCCCCCACTCCTCGTAGGCGTGCAGGATCACTTCCGTATCCGATGCTGAATGAAAGTGGTGGCCCTTTGCGATGAGTTCTTCGCGGAGCTCGATATAGTTGTAGATCTCGCCGTTGAAGACGATCCAGAGCGTGCCGTCCTCATTTGTCATCGGCTGGAGGCTATCTTCGGAGAGATCGATGATGGCGAGCCTGCGGTGGATAAGCCCGGTACTGCCCCGGATATGGGTTCCCATGCCATCAGGGCCCCGGTGGGAGAGACGGCGGGACATCTCCCCCAGGAGCTCTTTGTCCGGTGTTCCACCGTCAAGACAGTACTGGCCTGCTATCCCGCACATTATGGTAAAGGTGGGTACCGGTTGTTTAAAAGGATGTGAGGGTGAGGAAAATGGTGGGTGCAGAGAAATTCCCAGTCTTAAAAAAAATTCCAAGTCCACGATCCCTATTGAAAACCGATCGCAGATCAACCGGACTTTGATTTTTATTTTTCAATCAAACTTTGATTTTAAAATTTCAATCGCGATCATGATCCTGATTGAAAACCTGAACCGGATCAATCAAACCTTGGTTTTTATTTTTCAATCGAACCTTGATTAAAAAATTTCAACCGGACTTTGATTGAAAATTTTTGAGCAGACCTTGATTGAAAAACCGCATTTGTGATCGGGCCTCCGTCGTGAATGATTTGTGTGCATTTGTGTACAGGTACTTAACTTTTGATCATCAAACCTTGATTGAAAATTTTCAAGTAGAGTTGACTTTTATTTTTTAATCAAGCTTTGATTTTAAAAAATCAATCGCGATCATGATCGCGTTTGAAAAACAATTCCGGATCAATCAAGCTTTGATGTAAAGGTCATCACCCGTTCAGGCTTTCCTCAGTACCGTTGCCCGGTTCACAAAAAAGAACGACCGCTCAGCCTGCAGAAAACCGGCTTCCTCAGCGAGCGCAAGACACTCCCGGAACTCTTTGCCGGATACTATGAATGGCGGCTCGGTATAGAAGAGAATCCCGCCAGGCTTCAGCAGCAGGGCTATCTCCCGGAACAATTTTTCCGGGTCCGGCACTTCGTGGACAACGAAGATGGTGAAGGCTGCATCAAATGTCCCGTTCAGATCTTGGGGAAGATTGATGGAGTCCGGCCTGCACTGGTGCGTCGTGATACGGGAGATGAGGCCTTCGGGTTCCAGTTTTCCCCGGAGGATCCGGAGCATCTCCTCCTGCAGGTCCACAGAGAAGACCTGACCTTTATCCCCCACGCACTTTGCAAACTCGCGGGTAAAAAAACCCGGCCCGCATCCAAAATCGAGGATCCGGTTGCCGGGCTTCACGTACCGTTCCGCAAGCCGGTCGGGGCGGTAGATTAACCGGCGCAGGGGAGTGTCGAGATGCGCAGCGTTCTTTGGAGAGAAAACATCGTGCTGGTGGTGGGACATTTTGGAAGGGCCGGATGGTTCACCGGCGTGTTCACCCGGGGTCATGCTGAAATGTCGGTATCTGGCAGGATAACAGTTCTGTTTTAAAAATGGGAAAACACCTCCATTGTGGGTGGTTCCCCCCGTGATTCCTGTCGGTTTATGATGTTTTATCCCCGGCTGACTCTTTTGGGGCTGACCTGTCAACCGGGGTTTCAAGGTAGGTCTGCAGCAGATCCATGGTCTCTCGTGTCAGTTTCTGGAGTTCCTGGCTTGCCGTCTTTATCCCGGGGAGATCCGGCTGGGGTGGAAATCCTTTCGGGGCTGCATACATACTCCAGAGACTGAGCTGGTTGCTGTGGTTCATGAATGCTATCTCCGCCTGAAGAAGGTTGGAGAGGGCTTCTTGGCTCTTGTCCATCGGTTTTAAGATGAAGAGGGCGATGAAGTTCGCTGCGCCGAGACCGGCAAAGACAAATGTATAGGTCAGCTGCTGGGCGAATGCCCCGTACAATGCGGCAAAGATGAAAAGACCGATCCCCGTCACGAACATGATCTCGCTCATGCGCGATAC from uncultured Methanoregula sp. harbors:
- a CDS encoding class I SAM-dependent methyltransferase; its protein translation is MTPGEHAGEPSGPSKMSHHQHDVFSPKNAAHLDTPLRRLIYRPDRLAERYVKPGNRILDFGCGPGFFTREFAKCVGDKGQVFSVDLQEEMLRILRGKLEPEGLISRITTHQCRPDSINLPQDLNGTFDAAFTIFVVHEVPDPEKLFREIALLLKPGGILFYTEPPFIVSGKEFRECLALAEEAGFLQAERSFFFVNRATVLRKA